In Cryptomeria japonica chromosome 10, Sugi_1.0, whole genome shotgun sequence, a genomic segment contains:
- the LOC131034864 gene encoding transcription termination factor MTERF9, chloroplastic has product MLCRKLFVIPFHFRNAYSTLINTHSYSQNLFSHFASTKFNMSAADITRMFKRNRSLQRLQTLDKVEQFVDMLNRYGCSQVQIAKIMMTQPSIISTSAERILEPKIKLLEDFGFQGETLVKLLASNPYILSVSLKNDLLPKMEFLKNLFQSQEFLIKSLLRAPSIFSYNLEKTLKPSVVFWERWGFQGTDLFQLLRFRPAILQRSSLTPAQAELIREIGVDKGSKLFKYIVGAVATSRMETLMAKIENLKLCGLSAEETWQVCRAGPQVFNYSKVKVRETMNFVVKDMELPANYIVKHSWLLQLNLEKIMRPRFLVWQTIKSMNGPSVSLLSVLVMPEARFVRNIVRGHPESTTLWTIYENAISKASNHTKSSIQC; this is encoded by the coding sequence ATGTTATGCCGGAAATTGTTTGTTATACCATTCCATTTTCGCAATGCCTATTCAACCCTTATCAATACCCATTCTTATTCTCAGAACCTCTTTTCACACTTTGCCTCCACCAAATTTAACATGTCTGCGGCAGACATCACTCGGATGTTTAAACGAAATCGCTCCTTGCAGAGGCTTCAAACCCTCGACAAGGTCGAGCAGTTTGTTGATATGTTGAACAGATACGGCTGCTCTCAAGTCCAAATTGCTAAGATAATGATGACACAGCCGTCAATAATCAGCACAAGTGCAGAAAGAATATTGGAACCCAAAATCAAACTGCTGGAAGATTTCGGCTTTCAAGGTGAAACTCTGGTGAAGCTTTTGGCGAGCAATCCATACATCTTGAGCGTCAGCCTCAAGAACGACCTTCTTCCCAAGATGGAGTTTCTTAAGAATCTATTTCAGTCCCAGGAGTTCCTTATCAAATCCCTGCTTAGAGCTCCCTCCATTTTCAGTTATAACCTGGAGAAAACCCTGAAGCCCTCGGTTGTTTTCTGGGAGAGATGGGGTTTTCAGGGCACGGATCTCTTCCAACTCTTACGTTTTAGACCGGCCATTCTGCAACGCTCTTCTCTAACGCCTGCCCAAGCTGAGCTCATTCGGGAGATTGGCGTCGACAAAGGAAGCAAGTTGTTCAAATATATTGTAGGTGCAGTAGCTACAAGCCGAATGGAAACGCTAATGGCCAAGATAGAGAATCTCAAACTCTGCGGACTCTCGGCTGAAGAAACCTGGCAAGTATGTCGGGCTGGACCTCAAGTTTTTAATTACTCCAAGGTAAAAGTTCGTGAAACGATGAACTTTGTAGTTAAAGACATGGAGCTCCCTGCAAATTATATAGTGAAGCACTCCTGGTTGTTGCAATTAAATTTGGAAAAGATTATGAGGCCCAGATTTCTAGTTTGGCAGACAATCAAATCCATGAATGGCCCGAGCGTTTCACTTTTGTCAGTATTGGTGATGCCAGAGGCAAGGTTTGTTAGAAATATTGTTAGAGGACATCCTGAATCTACAACATTGTGGACAATTTATGAAAATGCCATCTCTAAAGCCTCCAACCATACAAAGAGCTCAATCCAATGCTGA